A single window of Ignavibacteriales bacterium DNA harbors:
- a CDS encoding DUF115 domain-containing protein, protein MKNIINKILIVIKEDGLLNFFNKAYRNIINIIKRALYFDISNKKKIINLKNKFKGERVFLIGNGPSLNITPLYLLKNEYTVAFNRFNIMFERLSWKPNFYVLIDSVVAKDMANEINEITALVDYSFFPDVHTDGTIFKKFIKKRENVLWVKPGFGNFLSELPKIVLGGTVSFAAIQILTFLGFKEIILIGVDMNYQIHSTVETKKGTAIKAKYDDDPNHFDPRYFGSNRSYHQPDKLALTSMFNAFEIASIYSKQNGVKIINAGYDSALTCFPVKEFTSLFNYNYKDKLNLFLESLGINEDFESLQEALPSLTEVIKETDWNDESEYLLVDQTIAQGMIKKKIFTHIPFGPYENKYVFKKRS, encoded by the coding sequence ATGAAAAACATTATAAATAAAATTCTTATTGTCATTAAAGAAGATGGTCTTTTGAATTTTTTTAATAAAGCCTATCGCAATATTATCAATATCATAAAAAGAGCATTATACTTTGATATTTCAAATAAAAAAAAAATTATTAACTTAAAAAATAAATTTAAAGGTGAAAGAGTCTTCTTAATAGGCAATGGTCCAAGTCTTAATATTACTCCATTATATTTGCTCAAAAATGAATATACAGTCGCATTTAACCGATTTAATATTATGTTCGAAAGACTTAGCTGGAAACCAAATTTTTATGTTTTGATAGATTCAGTGGTTGCAAAAGATATGGCAAATGAAATTAATGAAATTACCGCTTTAGTTGATTATTCTTTTTTCCCTGACGTTCATACCGATGGGACTATTTTCAAAAAATTTATTAAAAAAAGAGAAAATGTCCTCTGGGTAAAACCTGGATTTGGTAATTTTTTAAGTGAACTTCCTAAAATAGTGCTTGGCGGGACGGTTTCATTCGCAGCTATACAAATATTAACTTTTCTGGGCTTCAAAGAGATTATTCTGATTGGTGTTGATATGAATTACCAGATCCATTCAACTGTTGAAACTAAAAAAGGGACGGCTATAAAAGCAAAATATGATGATGATCCAAATCATTTTGACCCAAGATACTTTGGATCAAATCGCTCTTATCATCAACCTGATAAATTAGCTTTAACAAGTATGTTCAATGCATTTGAAATAGCTTCAATTTATTCAAAACAAAATGGTGTGAAAATTATTAATGCGGGTTATGATAGCGCTCTTACTTGTTTCCCGGTCAAAGAATTTACTTCTTTATTTAACTATAATTATAAAGATAAGCTGAATTTATTTTTGGAGTCCTTAGGAATCAACGAAGACTTCGAATCGTTGCAAGAAGCATTGCCCAGTTTAACAGAAGTTATTAAAGAAACTGATTGGAATGACGAAAGTGAATATCTTTTAGTTGATCAAACTATTGCGCAAGGAATGATTAAAAAGAAAATTTTCACACATATTCCATTTGGACCTTATGAAAATAAATATGTTTTTAAGAAAAGAAGTTAA
- a CDS encoding glycosyltransferase family 2 protein — protein sequence MNTESNISIIMPVHNALFFTKKAIIELTTQISDHKLNKQITVVVVDDGSLDGTSEWISSNYPEIFIKHGDGNLWWSGSVNLGVKFALSELKVDYVLLWNNDCTTTTDYFQNLLQNITKLGNNKIIIASKVYYQDKPNVIFNMGATINKATGKTTLIGKDKIDSSEYEKEIEVDWTGGMGVLIHKEVFNQIGYFDENDFPHYYGDCDFYLRAKEKGFSIVVYPNLKVWNDREYTAKNTIESFRDAFHELSMIKSRYNLLIDYKFYKRHINMPFGYFHLAMKYSKFFVRILKSNFKMFHYR from the coding sequence TTGAATACTGAATCCAATATCTCTATTATTATGCCGGTTCACAATGCTCTTTTCTTTACAAAAAAAGCAATAATTGAACTTACTACACAAATTTCTGATCATAAATTAAATAAGCAAATTACAGTCGTAGTAGTTGATGATGGCTCTTTGGATGGAACTTCTGAATGGATATCATCCAATTACCCTGAAATATTTATTAAACACGGTGATGGTAATCTATGGTGGAGTGGAAGTGTAAATTTGGGTGTAAAATTTGCGTTATCAGAATTGAAAGTCGATTATGTCCTCCTCTGGAATAATGATTGCACAACAACAACGGATTATTTTCAAAATTTATTACAAAATATTACTAAACTAGGTAATAATAAAATTATCATTGCTTCAAAAGTCTATTATCAGGATAAACCTAATGTTATTTTTAACATGGGGGCTACAATAAACAAAGCAACAGGTAAAACTACTTTGATTGGCAAAGATAAAATAGATTCAAGCGAGTATGAGAAAGAAATTGAAGTCGATTGGACAGGCGGAATGGGAGTTTTAATTCATAAAGAAGTATTCAATCAAATTGGATATTTTGATGAAAATGATTTTCCCCACTACTATGGGGATTGCGATTTTTATCTTAGAGCAAAAGAAAAAGGATTCTCAATAGTTGTTTATCCAAATTTAAAAGTATGGAATGATCGGGAATATACTGCAAAAAATACAATAGAAAGTTTTAGAGATGCATTTCACGAATTAAGTATGATTAAATCTAGATACAATCTATTAATAGATTACAAATTTTATAAAAGGCACATAAACATGCCCTTTGGCTATTTTCACTTAGCAATGAAGTATTCCAAATTTTTTGTTAGAATACTTAAGTCTAATTTCAAAATGTTTCATTATAGATGA
- a CDS encoding methyltransferase domain-containing protein — MKIFKILYNSHWFQKKWTKRTLKRNSLDYSYIWGNPEKNEDTFGNYLKIKDDFLLPNIKDKVVLELGCLDGKWSQYIMPHSREAILVDLDKSIIPLLDKRLKNKNYIFYETKGFELKGIANKSVDFIFSMDTLVRVKKKYIKKYFIEFERIMNNNGKILVHLPCNESRISRDRGFTNLSEQEIMSILKRAGFKNILLDYDTIVHGVLVLAGV, encoded by the coding sequence TTGAAGATTTTTAAAATATTGTATAACTCTCATTGGTTCCAAAAAAAATGGACTAAACGAACGTTAAAAAGGAATTCGCTTGACTATTCCTACATCTGGGGTAATCCAGAAAAAAACGAGGATACTTTCGGAAATTATTTAAAAATTAAAGATGATTTTCTCTTACCAAATATAAAAGATAAAGTTGTTCTTGAATTGGGCTGTTTGGATGGGAAATGGTCTCAGTATATTATGCCACATTCAAGAGAAGCAATTCTTGTTGATTTAGATAAGTCCATTATTCCCTTATTAGACAAAAGACTCAAAAATAAAAATTACATATTTTATGAAACAAAAGGATTTGAATTAAAAGGAATAGCCAATAAGTCTGTTGATTTTATTTTTTCTATGGACACTTTAGTGAGGGTCAAGAAAAAATATATTAAAAAATATTTTATTGAATTTGAAAGAATTATGAATAATAATGGAAAAATTTTAGTTCATCTACCATGTAATGAATCCAGAATTTCAAGAGATAGAGGATTTACCAATTTATCTGAACAAGAAATTATGAGCATATTAAAGAGAGCAGGGTTCAAAAATATTTTATTAGATTATGATACTATCGTACATGGGGTATTAGTTTTAGCAGGTGTCTAA
- a CDS encoding SDR family NAD(P)-dependent oxidoreductase, giving the protein MLEMDFKDQTVIITGATRGIGKAIADLFSEYGARLILTGTKQDVVDELNQNRINENIKYYSVNFNERNSVDRFFSELEKYPRLDVCINNAGINIIDDFVDTKEADFDQLINTNLKGPYLLCRYVSKRMKEKNYGRIINIASIWSEITRPKRSLYTTTKNALYGLTKTIAIELAQFNVIVNSVSPGFTLTELTQLTNTTEEIEQISKMIPIKRMADPAEIARVVIFLSSKMNTYIVGQNIIVDGGYTNV; this is encoded by the coding sequence ATGTTAGAAATGGACTTTAAAGATCAAACCGTTATAATAACCGGTGCAACGCGCGGAATAGGGAAAGCCATTGCTGATCTTTTTTCAGAATATGGTGCAAGATTGATTTTAACGGGAACGAAACAAGATGTTGTAGACGAGCTCAATCAAAATCGAATAAATGAAAATATAAAATATTATTCAGTCAATTTTAATGAGAGAAATTCAGTTGATCGGTTTTTTTCTGAACTTGAAAAATATCCAAGACTGGATGTCTGCATCAATAATGCAGGGATTAATATTATTGATGATTTTGTTGATACAAAAGAAGCAGATTTTGATCAATTGATAAATACTAATCTAAAAGGTCCTTATCTTTTATGCAGATATGTTTCCAAAAGAATGAAAGAGAAAAATTATGGCCGGATTATTAATATTGCCTCAATCTGGAGCGAGATAACTAGACCTAAGAGATCTCTTTATACAACAACAAAAAATGCTCTTTATGGATTGACTAAAACAATAGCTATTGAACTTGCACAATTTAATGTAATAGTCAATTCTGTTTCCCCTGGATTTACACTCACAGAACTTACACAATTAACGAACACAACTGAAGAAATCGAACAAATCTCCAAGATGATACCTATTAAAAGAATGGCTGATCCGGCAGAAATAGCAAGAGTCGTGATATTCTTATCAAGTAAAATGAATACTTATATCGTTGGACAAAATATTATTGTTGATGGAGGTTATACAAATGTTTAG
- a CDS encoding DUF115 domain-containing protein: MQQILQKSKYIIQEEGVLTFVDRAIRNVIVRGKRKLSDKSVDYSRWLGLKNKYQGQRAFLIGNGPSLNKLPLYLLRNEYSIGFNRIFLLKERLDWLPSFYTTIDDRVLLDSIDEIKENIQNFQYIFLPDLHPYNVNFKKKFIESEKMFWLYLDKLEFSNNLPYAGINKSVTNVGLQILSFLGFSPIYIIGVDLEYSQQSSVKKETKRNLTSTQDDDPNHFDPRYFGAGRAYHQPRMEETFLRFEQAKIFFDNLGVEVFNAGMGGKLEAFPRVKFFRFIFLFGRAKK, encoded by the coding sequence ATGCAGCAGATTTTGCAAAAATCTAAATATATCATTCAAGAAGAGGGAGTATTAACCTTCGTAGATAGGGCGATTAGAAATGTTATTGTTAGAGGAAAAAGAAAACTATCTGATAAAAGTGTAGATTATTCACGATGGCTTGGGCTAAAGAATAAATATCAAGGACAAAGGGCTTTTCTAATAGGTAACGGGCCAAGTTTAAATAAATTACCTCTCTATTTATTAAGAAATGAATATTCGATTGGTTTTAACCGGATATTTCTTTTAAAAGAACGTTTAGATTGGCTTCCGTCTTTTTATACAACTATAGATGACCGAGTCCTTCTTGATTCAATAGACGAGATTAAAGAAAACATACAGAATTTTCAGTATATCTTTTTGCCCGACTTGCATCCGTATAATGTGAATTTTAAGAAAAAATTTATCGAATCAGAAAAAATGTTCTGGCTCTATCTTGATAAACTGGAATTTTCGAACAACCTTCCATATGCCGGAATAAATAAAAGTGTAACTAATGTTGGTTTGCAAATTTTATCTTTTTTAGGATTTTCACCAATATATATTATCGGTGTTGATTTAGAATACAGCCAGCAGTCATCTGTTAAGAAAGAAACAAAAAGAAATTTAACTTCAACACAAGATGACGATCCAAACCACTTTGATCCAAGATATTTTGGAGCCGGAAGAGCTTACCATCAACCCCGTATGGAAGAAACTTTCTTAAGATTTGAGCAAGCAAAAATATTTTTCGATAACTTAGGCGTTGAAGTTTTTAATGCCGGTATGGGTGGAAAACTTGAGGCTTTTCCGAGAGTAAAATTTTTTAGATTTATTTTCTTATTCGGAAGAGCAAAAAAGTAG
- a CDS encoding acyltransferase: protein MKKIKLFIKALRWFFFNRIVLKFPFSSIRLFFLKYYLVFGKNTNILTHVEILNQSFKKTQIVIGNNSIINSYCILDGRTGRIIIGNNVDIAREAAIFTLEHDPNSDYYQTISGDVIIEDYVWISSRATILPGVKIGRGAIVASNAVVTKDVPPMAIVGGVPAKIIGERKSKLKYNLEVFPYLR from the coding sequence ATGAAAAAAATTAAATTATTCATTAAAGCATTACGTTGGTTTTTTTTTAACAGAATTGTTTTAAAATTTCCATTTTCTTCAATTAGATTATTTTTTTTAAAATATTATTTAGTTTTTGGAAAAAATACTAATATACTAACACATGTAGAAATATTAAATCAATCATTCAAAAAGACACAAATAGTAATTGGTAATAATTCAATAATAAATTCATATTGCATTTTAGATGGAAGAACTGGTCGCATTATTATTGGTAATAATGTAGATATTGCACGGGAAGCAGCGATATTTACATTAGAACACGATCCTAATTCTGATTACTATCAGACAATTTCTGGAGATGTAATAATTGAAGATTATGTTTGGATTTCATCGAGAGCAACAATTTTACCAGGTGTCAAAATTGGACGGGGTGCTATAGTTGCTTCCAATGCTGTTGTGACAAAAGACGTCCCACCAATGGCAATTGTTGGTGGTGTTCCAGCAAAAATAATTGGGGAACGAAAATCAAAGCTAAAATACAATTTAGAAGTTTTTCCCTACTTGAGGTAA
- a CDS encoding aldolase/citrate lyase family protein produces the protein MKSLKQKLLNKELTIGSWLSFGYTPICEMMAKSGFEWLVIDMEHTATDYYNALQMIQVINICNCIPLVRVGANDELLIKRVMDSGAHGVIVPMVNTKEDAERAVSYIKYPPFGKRGVGLFRAQAYGMDFGGYQKWVEEESICIVQIEHFKGVENLNDILSVEGVDGFIVGPYDLSGSIGIPGDFNNPNVVELMEEVTKFVKKSNKPGGFHIVHSDHKLLKSKIDDGYKFIAYGDDMVFLAEKIKEENKFLLNFK, from the coding sequence ATGAAATCGTTAAAACAAAAGTTATTAAATAAAGAGTTAACAATAGGCTCCTGGTTATCTTTTGGATACACTCCTATTTGTGAAATGATGGCAAAATCAGGATTTGAATGGCTTGTTATTGACATGGAACATACTGCGACTGATTATTATAATGCGCTTCAGATGATTCAAGTAATAAATATTTGTAATTGCATACCGTTGGTTCGTGTTGGGGCAAATGACGAGTTACTCATAAAACGTGTTATGGATTCAGGAGCTCATGGAGTTATTGTACCAATGGTAAATACCAAAGAAGATGCTGAGAGGGCTGTTAGTTACATAAAATACCCCCCATTTGGGAAAAGAGGTGTTGGTTTATTCCGTGCGCAAGCATATGGTATGGATTTTGGGGGATATCAAAAGTGGGTGGAAGAAGAAAGCATATGTATTGTCCAGATCGAACATTTTAAAGGTGTAGAAAATCTAAATGATATTTTATCAGTTGAGGGTGTTGATGGATTTATTGTTGGTCCCTATGATTTATCAGGTTCAATAGGGATCCCCGGTGATTTTAACAATCCTAATGTAGTAGAGTTAATGGAAGAGGTTACTAAATTTGTAAAAAAATCAAATAAACCAGGTGGTTTTCACATTGTTCATTCTGATCATAAATTGCTGAAGTCTAAAATTGATGATGGATACAAATTTATAGCCTATGGAGATGATATGGTTTTTCTTGCAGAAAAAATTAAAGAAGAAAATAAATTTTTACTAAACTTTAAATAG
- a CDS encoding phosphoglycerate dehydrogenase, whose translation MKILVSPSSFGECGNEPLNILKRNNYEIIQNPHGRKLTETEVIEIARDCVGIVAGVEPLNKKVLDNLSLLKCISRVGVGMDNVDIEYAKSKGIVVRNTPDGPTRPVAELTIGLTFALLKKISIADKNLKNHVWKKEIGNLIFKKKIGIIGLGRIGKMVAGMFGAFGTELMGYDLFPDKAWAGKNNLTIVDKDTLFKFSDIVTLHVPGNADKSPVIGKGELDLMNPNSFLINISRGGVVDEEILYEYLKDGKIAGAAIDVFKNEPYSGKLTELTNVVLTPHLGSYAAEAKLQMEIDAVNNLIDSLQ comes from the coding sequence ATGAAAATACTAGTCTCTCCTTCCTCATTTGGAGAATGCGGCAATGAGCCATTAAACATTCTTAAAAGAAATAATTATGAAATTATACAAAATCCTCATGGAAGAAAGCTTACAGAAACAGAAGTTATAGAAATTGCCCGGGATTGTGTCGGTATTGTAGCAGGAGTTGAGCCTTTGAATAAAAAAGTGTTGGATAATCTCTCTTTACTTAAGTGTATTAGTCGTGTCGGGGTTGGTATGGACAATGTTGATATAGAATACGCAAAATCAAAAGGAATAGTTGTCAGAAACACTCCGGATGGTCCAACACGACCTGTTGCTGAGTTAACTATTGGATTGACCTTTGCGTTGTTAAAAAAAATTAGCATCGCAGATAAAAATCTGAAGAATCATGTCTGGAAAAAGGAGATTGGGAATTTAATTTTCAAAAAGAAAATCGGCATAATCGGACTCGGCAGAATTGGTAAAATGGTGGCAGGAATGTTCGGAGCATTTGGTACCGAACTGATGGGATATGATTTATTCCCCGACAAAGCATGGGCTGGAAAAAATAATCTCACGATTGTTGATAAGGATACATTGTTTAAATTTTCCGATATCGTAACCTTACACGTTCCGGGCAATGCAGATAAATCGCCGGTTATAGGCAAAGGTGAGCTGGATTTAATGAACCCCAATTCGTTTTTAATAAATATATCGCGAGGCGGCGTGGTTGACGAAGAAATTTTGTATGAATATCTAAAAGACGGCAAAATTGCTGGAGCCGCAATTGATGTTTTTAAAAATGAGCCATATTCTGGAAAACTAACCGAGTTAACTAATGTGGTTCTTACTCCTCATTTAGGATCATATGCAGCCGAAGCAAAACTACAAATGGAAATTGATGCCGTTAATAATTTAATTGACTCTCTACAATAG
- a CDS encoding YhcH/YjgK/YiaL family protein, whose product MILDNLKNARLYYGINDNIKAGLKYLESLKPEVELGEYQINENVKSIVSEYETKETFTRGYEAHKKVIDVQFPIVGRERIKWSNLAGMEMHIDYDPDKDRAFYKNPSGDTHVDIGNGFFAIFFPEDAHGPQYYIDKPELIKKVTLKVKAY is encoded by the coding sequence ATGATTCTAGACAATTTAAAAAATGCCCGTCTGTATTATGGAATTAATGATAATATTAAAGCAGGGTTGAAGTATTTGGAAAGTTTAAAACCGGAAGTTGAATTGGGAGAATATCAAATAAATGAAAATGTAAAATCGATAGTAAGCGAGTATGAAACGAAGGAAACATTTACAAGAGGATATGAGGCTCACAAAAAGGTAATTGACGTTCAGTTTCCGATTGTTGGGAGGGAAAGAATCAAATGGTCAAATTTAGCTGGAATGGAGATGCATATTGACTATGATCCTGATAAAGATAGAGCATTTTATAAAAATCCATCTGGTGATACTCATGTAGATATTGGAAACGGTTTCTTTGCAATATTCTTTCCTGAAGATGCCCATGGTCCGCAATATTATATTGATAAACCTGAATTAATTAAAAAAGTTACTTTAAAAGTAAAAGCATATTAA
- a CDS encoding Gfo/Idh/MocA family oxidoreductase has translation MINEKLKFGIIGFGKIGRLRKELIEKLNIGIVEAIADPFAEFSDLKGDYFLTRDYHDLLNRKLDCLVIATPNNITAKAVMEGLSAGKHIFCEKPPGRNLDDVLMIQKCFNNCNGLKLKFGFNHRAHNSVIEAKRIIRSGRMGKLMWGRGLYGKSGGLNFKDEWRSKVDISGGGILLDQGIHMLDLLNLFFEGFSEVKSFITNSFWEIPVEDNAFILLKNDKNQFASFHSSSTQWKHTFKLELFFSDGYMILSGLLTGSRSYGRETLIVARRQFEDELELVGNPSEEVIYFDEDKSWELELKDFEECIKENKPVIHGSIENAVKVMELIDRIYKSDNTWKNENNLSHYKILS, from the coding sequence TTGATTAATGAAAAATTAAAATTTGGAATAATCGGTTTTGGAAAAATAGGCCGACTCCGTAAAGAATTAATAGAAAAATTAAATATTGGAATTGTAGAGGCTATAGCAGATCCTTTTGCAGAATTTTCAGATTTAAAAGGTGATTATTTCCTGACAAGGGATTATCATGATTTGTTAAATAGGAAATTAGATTGTTTAGTCATAGCCACACCAAATAATATTACGGCTAAAGCTGTTATGGAAGGCTTATCTGCTGGAAAGCATATATTTTGTGAAAAACCTCCTGGTCGTAATCTAGATGATGTTCTTATGATCCAAAAATGTTTCAATAATTGTAACGGATTAAAATTAAAATTCGGTTTTAATCATCGGGCTCACAATAGTGTAATAGAAGCAAAAAGAATAATTAGAAGCGGCAGGATGGGAAAATTAATGTGGGGACGTGGGCTTTATGGTAAATCCGGAGGATTAAATTTCAAAGACGAATGGAGAAGTAAGGTTGATATATCGGGTGGAGGGATATTATTAGATCAAGGTATTCATATGCTTGATTTACTAAACCTATTTTTTGAAGGATTTAGTGAAGTAAAGAGTTTCATAACAAATTCATTTTGGGAAATCCCTGTGGAGGATAACGCATTTATCTTATTAAAAAATGATAAGAATCAGTTTGCGTCATTCCATTCTTCTTCAACACAATGGAAGCATACTTTTAAATTGGAGCTATTTTTTTCTGACGGATATATGATCTTATCCGGTCTTTTAACCGGTTCAAGATCGTATGGAAGAGAAACTTTAATAGTTGCAAGGCGGCAGTTTGAAGACGAGTTGGAATTAGTGGGAAATCCAAGCGAAGAAGTTATCTACTTCGATGAAGATAAATCATGGGAATTGGAATTAAAAGATTTTGAAGAGTGCATCAAAGAAAATAAACCAGTTATTCACGGATCTATTGAAAATGCAGTTAAAGTAATGGAATTAATTGATAGAATTTACAAATCAGATAATACCTGGAAAAATGAAAATAATTTATCACACTATAAGATTTTATCATGA
- a CDS encoding SIS domain-containing protein, protein MDNVLSAIMHTGDIRKIKLMAHVKQYRKDLNVLMDQLDFDVLEKIVTTIIDAHKAKKTIYVCGNGGSAATSSHFQVDFGFSVRYFTQRRIKIRSLTDQVPMITAIGNDISYDEIFSDQMKDNFEEGDVLIAISASGNSNNVIKAVEYANLIGGTSIGLVGFDGGKLKEVAKICLHTPNPIKQYGPIEDLHMILDHMILSYLALDEEFLSLKY, encoded by the coding sequence ATGGATAATGTTTTAAGCGCAATTATGCACACCGGAGACATCAGAAAAATTAAACTAATGGCTCATGTAAAACAATATAGAAAGGACTTAAATGTTTTGATGGACCAATTAGATTTTGATGTGCTTGAAAAAATAGTTACTACAATTATAGATGCCCATAAAGCGAAAAAAACAATTTATGTTTGCGGCAATGGTGGTAGCGCAGCAACCTCTTCACATTTTCAAGTTGATTTTGGATTCTCTGTTCGATATTTCACACAGAGAAGAATTAAAATAAGAAGTTTAACTGACCAGGTTCCTATGATTACCGCAATTGGGAATGATATTTCTTATGACGAAATATTTTCTGATCAAATGAAAGATAATTTTGAAGAAGGTGACGTCTTAATAGCTATTTCAGCAAGTGGAAATTCGAATAATGTGATTAAAGCTGTGGAATATGCTAATCTAATCGGAGGTACATCAATCGGATTGGTAGGATTTGACGGGGGAAAATTGAAAGAAGTTGCAAAGATATGCCTCCACACACCAAATCCCATAAAGCAATATGGACCAATTGAAGATTTGCATATGATACTTGATCATATGATTCTTTCATATTTAGCTTTAGATGAAGAATTTTTATCATTAAAATATTAG